A stretch of the Sphingobacterium thalpophilum genome encodes the following:
- a CDS encoding two-component regulator propeller domain-containing protein gives MLSYRNAQHRQFLTHKGQPFKNVHSIIEDKKGDIWLGGSDPLLLRPKSSGL, from the coding sequence ATGCTTTCGTATAGGAACGCACAACATCGACAATTTTTAACTCACAAAGGTCAACCTTTTAAGAATGTTCATAGTATAATAGAAGATAAGAAAGGAGATATTTGGCTCGGTGGCAGTGATCCCCTACTGCTCCGGCCGAAATCCTCAGGTCTGTAG